The Glycine soja cultivar W05 chromosome 15, ASM419377v2, whole genome shotgun sequence region GAAtgatgtataataataataataataataataataataataataataataataataataataataataataataataataataataataaacaatgaattgtgtataattaaataaacattttctcTTTCCTTGCCTTGCTGAATGGTATACCAAAAACATAGACCCAGACAACGAGaggaattttattaaattaatattttaaattgactTGAAATGCTTATGTACTTATTGCttagaaattttgttttaaaattaaggtaaattttatttgaagataTTAAATATAGTTGAAAcgcatatttaaattatttttaatagctGATCTTAAAGTAAAATtcttaataataagaaaaataaattctggaaatttgtcttaatgcaaattttcatcaagcataatttaatatatattttaaaacaattataataagtaaaaaaatatttatgttattattttaaaacaattattaaaaaattaaacaattttaatatacataataatttacaattgactgtataattttttatacaacttattattatttacttttaagaagaattttttttttccaattttgcaTGTTACAttgtttttctaataaataGATGACTACGAGTATAGTGTAGTGTAGTGCAGCACACAAGAGGTGCATAGCGCGTAGGGAGCGAGAGATAGGAGAAGAATCTAAGGTCCCTaagaaacatttaaattttatttgtttctttagcaaaacaaagttaaataaaaaaaggtgtgATCGATCTTTTGCATTGACACACTCAtcttctttttggttttctcTCTCACAGTGAGTCAGCAGCAATGGACTCCATTTCCCCAAGAGCTCAAGAGAATAATAACACTACGGCGAAGGCCATGATGACGAGATCCGAACCCGCGAACCCATACCCGACAACGTTCGTCCAAGCTGACACATCCTCCTTCAAGCAAGTAGTCCAAATGCTAACCGGCTCCTCGGAGACAGCGAAACAAGCAGCCGCCGGCGGCTCCTCGAAACCTTCGAACTCGATCCCACCCATGAAATCCATACCCAACAAAAAGCATTTTTCTAAGCTCTACGAGCGCAGAGCAAACTCCCTGAACCTCAAGAACATCAACCCCCTCACCTCGTTTTTCTCGAACCACAACACTAATTCCCCCCGAAAACCCGACATCCTCTCCCCCAGCATCCTCGACTTCCCCGCACTCGTTCTCAGCCCCGTCACGCCTCTCATTCCCGACCCTTTCGACCGATCCAACGCCGCCATCGATTCCGAAGCTGAAGACAAAGCCATCAAAGAGAAAGGTTTCTTCTTTCACCCTTCTCCCAGAGACAAATCTCAACCCCGCTTGCTCCCTCTCTTCCCCACAACTTCTCCCAGAGCCTCCTCCAATGCTCCTTCTTCCGCTCCTCCTTCTTAATTTTGTGTAAGAttcttaatttatgttttaattatttactgcCATTCATGCCGATTAGAGGGCTCAGTGTTTCTCAAATTTGTAATGGCTGATAATCAAGAGAATGgaataatcttaattaattgCTTCAATTGTATGTACTGTACAAATCATTATGCTGTCTTTCACTAATCTGCTCCGTTTCGAGTTCGTTTCATTTGTGCCAGGAAATTAAAAACTTGTATTCcaaaatgttaattttgattaacttaaattcatttgaattattattactaGTTGAGGTAACCAGCGATTGTAGTGGGATGTATGTATGATGTATCTACTTTCTAGCTTCCTTATCCTTttgctgtatttttttttttccacagtCAACTCGTTCAATTATTGTTGCCGCAGTTAAATTTTAATGGCTTTTAAAGCCGAGTAAAActgtttttaatcaaattaatttttaattattgaatgaaaTTGAAATGCGCGTTTAAGTTCATTTTAGATAAACCCACTTGGGTCCACTTAGTGGTGGAGTGTTTTGGTAGTATTAGTTTATATGACTTCTTAGATTTTAATCTTAGTAATGTTATTGCacgctaaaaaaaaatatttttttgatataaattttatattaaaaaagtgttttatgagaagagaaattaatttagatttttagtCAAACAAGTTCTGATACATTGTTTGAACGAGAGAAAGGAAATTATGGAGGGCATTGATAATTAGAGCTGACATTCATAATTAGCAAAATTAATAATACACTGTGTACTAAGTGCAGTCTTTATAGAGATGGTAGGGACTAGTATAGGGAAGAAACCGGCATGAGAGAGTGAGagtgaaaagagagagagaagagaagtgTTGGTTTGAAAATCAAATTGCATTTGCAAAGGCAGTTTGGGCAAGCTGTCATACAAAGCGTAGAAGAATGGGGAAGGAATCCTGACCTGTCTGACGTCTTTCTGAATGAGGGAAAGATCCCAAGGGATGAGATGAAGATAGGCATTATATGTGCTGCTTGTGTTGTAAGCATCTAGTAGTTTTCATATACTATGTGCCCCAAACACCGCATGCTAAGCTAACACCATCCATAACATGgtttcaattgaaaataaaaaatagttttttttattatgaaaactttaggtgaattaaattttaaaaatttatttggatCAGAATATGTCTTCAAGGTTCATTAAACttacaaaaaatactaataCATCATCCACAAAAAAGATTCTCAAATTGACGACAGGATTTGATCTCATGTCCACCCACtagaccatttttttttttttggcttttttaaCATTTAGTTGTTACGGTAGATCTTTTCAATTaatcacaaattaattatacaatgTGATAGTGGTCCATAAACCTttcataaattttgaaaattgccggacttattatattaataagaaGTCAAAGTTGCTTGATGATAATTAGATGAGAGCAATAAATCCATTTGGGGAGGGAGCCGACATGTACAGTTTGAggcattaattaatttctttcttttgcttgGTTTTTCCACTGTAGAGAAGGGTAGGGACCCCGTTACTTTGAATGTAAAGCTCTGGACAGCCGTAAAAGCAATCATGCGAACTCTTTCTccaattcaatattttaattttcctttttgactCGAAGGAGACAAGAATTGAAGTGAATGGGGACATGAGAAAGGGAAGGAAGGGAAGGAAAGTGGGACTTGTGATGATGAAAGGGAAGAAAAGATGGGAGGTAGTGATGGGAACATGAGAGCTAGAAAACACGGTGTTGAGTGTGCTTCTTGTTTGTTTGTGTACGCTATACATATGATTCTTGCGGACTTAGCAACTCATGGTTGGTTGTGCATTAATTGAGAATTTGAAACTTAACATGTGCACTGGTCTCAGACCCTTGTTGCCTTCTGCTTGCCCCTTATCAAGGTCATCTTCTATTTCCCTCTCGCAATCATTTtcagggaaaaaaaatataaaacatgtcACATGTGGCATGTTTTGATTTGATCTATTATTGAATAATCATCCTTCAAAAGTCCATCGATCTTATTGCGTCATGACAAAAATTCAAGCATAACATCTTTGACTACATCTTCTCTACCTTTGAATTCTTCAAACAAGTCACTGCTATGGTCCATaggcttattttattttattattgaaatataatatataacctCAATTCCACTTTTGATCTCATTAGTattataattatgtaatttttactTGTTATTTGATTTGTGTATGATTGTGGATTAATTACCTTAGTAGTGTAAGAGACTTATATCATCAAGGTCGCAAACAAGAAAGTTGATTGTTTTATGATTCTTactcaattataattttgtgattTCTCAACAAGATTTCATAACTCTAAAGAGTTAAGAGAGGagaaacaattatatatttgtattgCTTGGTATATTGAGAACCATACAAttaaattttccttttattgACTTCCTTAAGATTCTTAATATAACAAAACTGGTCAATGAAGATATCCATTCATTAGATTACATCACATTcttttaataatcaaattatcacatttaattaaatcacTTAAAATACAATCCACTAAATAtcgtaaaagaaaaatgtaaatataaatcaTGATCTCTTGTATTAAAAGAAAAGGTTTTAAATGAAGACAATAAGTTTTAATGAAGACAAAACCAATGAATATTGAAGCAATTTGATAAAGACAAGAGGCAaagctaaaaaaatgaaaagtttgtTAAAATCTAAGCCAAAGATGAAGAGGAATGTGTATAAAAGTATCAAGCTCTTGGATAAATACAATGAAGGAGCTCACTAAGAGCAAGAATAATATTAAGACTTTGGTCATTTTTCTAATCAAGTGTTTGTGTGTTGAAGAGAAGGATGTTAGTGTAATGTCAGGACTTTGGATAAGACTCTAGAAAAAATGAAGACTTTTGATGCTTTTGACCAAATATAAATAagggaaaaattaattttgccttgaatttaaatttaaaatttgaatagtgATTGGGAAATTGACTATGTGTcacatttgattttcttaaaacgaattagtaaataaataaaatttaataaattgttcATCAACTAGGCAAAAAGTTAGAATGAATAAAATGAAAGGTTTGGTATATGTTAATATGCTAAGTAAGTTTATTTTAGCCTAGTGGATCGATTTGTttggtaaaaaatatattacaaatttTCCAAAAACTAACTTCCATATTTAGTATTTGACTCTTAAATTTTGACGGTAAATAAGAAGTCAAAGAATGAATgagtcaaaataaatattttttttgaaatataaagtaaagaattttgatttgaatccatatattattatatgcaatattttttttataagtcaaACTCAACTTCTTAAGTGGAAtcacttaattaataatttttaatggaatttttttatttacgagAAATCCTTAAATAATTAGTTGGACAactcaaaactaaaaatagaacaaattaatgtatttctcttttataaattaaataattatatattgtcaATGATTTACAAATAATCGttaatatgacttttaatatgacttttaagtagttatcataaaaataaaaaaaacttataatatttaatagtgTATGAgtgaatgataaattaaaattattttagactaaaaatcaacaaatatttttacactTGTCCCTTcaaaaaatcttaataaaattaatcaaaactcaaatccttaattaagaatatttaataataaagacTATATACAACAgataaattatcataaaaataatatatatatatatatatatatatatatatatatatatatatatatatatatatatatatacacacacatatttGATGGCATCTTTTAGATGTTGTCTTtcactataattttatttatttagtggtAGGTAAAAAATATTGCTAAAAATTATGTGTAGTACTGATTAACCACTGTTAAGTAACTCAGACACCCATGATAAATGATCTCTACCAAAACTTAAATCATTATTGCTGATCAAATAACTGGAATGGAGAACCAAAGTAAAGAAAGGAAGAGACGATTATTTCAGGAAAGAAAAAGTAATGAAACTTTGGAAAAGTACGCATAACGTATAAATGTCAATATTGTGTATTTCCTCCACATTTATAATAAGAAGAATGTAAACAGAGATGTTATatagagaaatagaaatagaccAAGTTGTTTCCACCTTATAATAGTATTTGTCGCAatactaataattaaacaaGACCCCGCATAACGTAAAATAAGACTTCAAAATATGCAAATTGTTGGAACGGAGGAAGTTGTTGCAACCAATTATATATGTTACTCAAGAATCCCaatgagaaagatgaagagTATTATTAGCCACATGCAACAGCATCTTCCTCTTTGTTGTGGCTTGTTTTGTTCATCTAACTTGTGTCTCTGGCACAATGTGTGATGGCAGTGCAACCACGATTGTAAGGGTTTGCCCTACCCCTTTGGTTGCAATTGTAGTAGGAACGTCCACGCCTACCGCATGGGACCTGGTTACTTCTAAGGGCTGCATAGCTGATATACCTAGCTCTGCCTCTGCCTTTGCCAGGATGACCATGCATCAGTGACCGACGTGTTGATTCAGAACTCATCAAAAACTCATTGTCATCTACAATGAGATCAGCATCACCATCAGAGATAATAGGGTCAAATTCTTCTAACGTAGTTGCAAATTCATCTATTGTGGCATATGTTTCAGCGACCATGGCCAGTGCCAGGAGAAGGAACGCAAGCCACGCTTTGGAACTCATATTTTAGATGGACAAGGTCTTGttaggttggaaacttggaatGTGGAGAGAAAGAGGAAAAGGGTCTCTCTTAAATTGCCGTTTTCCCTGCCCTTCCTGCCAGAGGGAGGGGAAAAGAAAAGGTGGATATAGGAGGAAAAGCTGGGAAGGTTGTTAATTAGTTTAATATGTTGGGGTAGAAAGTTAGAAATAGAGGGTGTGTGTTTTTGTGGCTGTAATTTGTGATGTAACTTGATTTTGCGGTGTGtccatttttctctcttatggTTTTGGTAACTGTTAATGCTATACACAGAAAAGATTTTCCTTTCATTgtcaatatttttcttattaacatACATGTCTGCATGGCATGCATGCTCATTTGCTAAAAATTGAAAGGTATAATTTGTTAGCCTAACTGTCAATAAGTATTGGTTTGCCGATTTTAGTGGCTAAAATTGACTTTGGTCTCCAAAAGTTATGTGCTTCTTCCTATATTTGTTCCAAAGTCTGAGAATATCAGAGAACATTGTTTGATTAAGGTTGGACTGCACATGTGCTGGCCAGTTGCCCCTCACCAATTTTCCTTTCCTATTTTGGTTTGCACTTACAGAAGACCATAAACAGTAATCATTTGATCCAAAGGCCAATTGGACAACCAACATGGGTTCATGGGCCTTGTCCAAGACTCTATCCAAGTATTCATggaaaatgatgtttcttcttcttttttccacaCCAaggacaaaataaataaataaacaaagaataCTCACCACTCACCAGCTGATGtaggtgattttttttcttttattgattagTTAccgaaaaaatatttgaaaaaaatcaattcacagGGTTAACACAGTTATTAAAGAGCTATActtaataatttgattatttagttGGAACCTTAACCTATATATGCCCTcacgaaaaagaaaaataattttccaaCATGTACTtattaagataataatttgatGTTATGTttagataatatatttaaataatcatattaacataatatatttaaatatatgtcaTGTTCTATTAAATAATGTCaacaagtttaaaaaattaaaaatcaatgaaaaattataatatattaaaaaataatcatatttatagaattaaagatatatttaaaCTCAACTTTGCAAAGGAcattttgtgaaaataaaaaataattacttgaaAACTAATATAAAGTTAGTACTCTTGAGGCTTGAGAGTAATGCCAATTAGATTGAGTTTGTGTAAAGGCCCAATCTACAACACGacttttttaatctcttttagTTAGCATTGATAAAATGGATCCTTCCTCTCCTGTTGCCTTATCATGCCATTGACCAGACAAAAACGGGATGAGgtaaatcaagcaaactcactTTTAATGAaatggattgaattgaaaacccTTGTCCTAGTTTAACATTtgactagtaaaaaaaaaaaagaggaagtaGGATGAAGGATTACTGAATCAACccactaaaaataatttaaaaataaaaaatccaaaatacattcatataaatattatttgttatctaaaataattaaaataaaattaagacataataataaaatattattaatttaacaactatattaattaatttttttaaaagaaagaaaaacaaattcatgATTAACCAAACCCTACTCACCATACCCTATTTTCTAGTTACATATGCATGTGTTGACAAGTTAAAAACCTCAACTTGTCACACAAGAACAAGTTAAACAAATTGGCCTGTAAGTCTAATTCACTTTAACGCCCCCACTTCCCCTACTTTTAGTTTTGCCATGCATggtgttttctttcttatttcatttctttttagaATAAACCACTAATTTATTTCActaagtattattattttttaaatagttcttAAAGTAATAGAATTGTATAAGCAATTCCTTaagcattaaatatatatacatttagtgtctataattaatatattaattttattaaaatttagggattagtttgaaagatttttcaatattaagagattatttagtataatttctaatattaagaaaaaaatattttttttttcattttagagaTCATTTAGGAGAAAGAATAGTATTtcaaagataaaattgattatttattccTCCTTTTTATACTATGTTGTATTTCTCAGTTTGTCAACAATTTGTCTTGCTGCATCTCAATCACCTCGCCGCTAGTTAACAAGGTAACCTAGGATTCCGCAATAGCGGTGGAAATCTTAACCAAATGTGTGAAGGACACGACACACGAGTGAAAAACAGAATTAAAAAGTGTATTCATTACATCATATGCTTAAAATAGGTACATAAGGTGttggtttgattattttttgtttatttttattaaaaataaaaaatggtgatATGATATGGTGATGaaattatgtttgataaaatttctGTATTCATTttgagtaaaaatatttttctagataaattaaaaattaaaaataataaaatctcatttttagttgaaattaaaattttcattttaaataaaatgaaaatttgattataaaaaataaaattttaagtaaatctaaaaatatatatattttttaaatataatatttttatttcttaaaagcagaaaacaagaaatcaaatcaaacatatttt contains the following coding sequences:
- the LOC114386484 gene encoding VQ motif-containing protein 4-like, with amino-acid sequence MDSISPRAQENNNTTAKAMMTRSEPANPYPTTFVQADTSSFKQVVQMLTGSSETAKQAAAGGSSKPSNSIPPMKSIPNKKHFSKLYERRANSLNLKNINPLTSFFSNHNTNSPRKPDILSPSILDFPALVLSPVTPLIPDPFDRSNAAIDSEAEDKAIKEKGFFFHPSPRDKSQPRLLPLFPTTSPRASSNAPSSAPPS
- the LOC114385795 gene encoding protein RALF-like 19; amino-acid sequence: MSSKAWLAFLLLALAMVAETYATIDEFATTLEEFDPIISDGDADLIVDDNEFLMSSESTRRSLMHGHPGKGRGRARYISYAALRSNQVPCGRRGRSYYNCNQRGRANPYNRGCTAITHCARDTS